A genomic segment from uncultured Erythrobacter sp. encodes:
- the radC gene encoding DNA repair protein RadC: MDGAVPDFDAGKAAGDGHRARLRHRLLTGGAEALADYEVLEYLLFAAIPRGNTKPIAKALLAQYGSLAGVLNADPKALQRVKGVGENSAAALKAVALAARRMARGEIMGKPVLGSWQALIDYLTTDMAHLTVERVRVLYLDTKNRLIDDHHVGDGSIDEAAIHPREVIRRAMDVGASAMILVHNHPSGSPEPSRADIQITQRIAEAGRHMGVTVHDHVIIGREGHTSLRAKGLI; encoded by the coding sequence CTGGACGGCGCCGTGCCCGACTTCGATGCCGGCAAGGCGGCGGGCGATGGTCACCGCGCGCGGCTGCGTCATCGCTTGCTGACCGGCGGAGCCGAGGCGCTGGCGGATTACGAAGTGCTCGAATACCTGTTGTTCGCCGCCATCCCGCGCGGCAATACCAAGCCGATCGCCAAGGCGCTGCTGGCCCAATACGGGAGCCTTGCGGGCGTGCTCAACGCCGATCCCAAGGCCTTGCAGCGCGTGAAGGGCGTGGGCGAGAACAGCGCCGCCGCGCTCAAGGCCGTCGCCCTCGCCGCCCGCCGGATGGCGCGCGGTGAGATCATGGGCAAGCCGGTCCTCGGAAGCTGGCAGGCGCTGATCGACTACCTCACCACCGACATGGCGCATCTGACGGTCGAGCGCGTCAGGGTGCTCTATCTCGACACCAAGAACCGGCTGATCGATGATCACCACGTCGGCGACGGTTCAATTGATGAAGCCGCAATCCACCCGCGCGAAGTGATCCGCCGGGCGATGGACGTGGGCGCGAGCGCGATGATCCTCGTCCACAATCACCCCAGCGGTTCGCCCGAGCCCAGCCGCGCCGACATCCAGATCACCCAGCGCATCGCCGAGGCGGGGCGGCACATGGGCGTCACCGTCCACGATCACGTGATCATCGGGCGCGAGGGGCATACCTCGCTGCGGGCCAAGGGCCTCATCTAG